One genomic window of Cricetulus griseus strain 17A/GY chromosome 3, alternate assembly CriGri-PICRH-1.0, whole genome shotgun sequence includes the following:
- the LOC100756502 gene encoding olfactory receptor 52L1: MALASFHSSFSALLIMALSNSSWRQPQPSFFLVGIPGLEESQHWIALPLGVLYFLALVGNVTIIFIIWTDSSLHQPMYLFLVMLAAIDLVLASSTAPKALTVLLAYAHEIGYIVCLTQMFFIHAFSSMESGILVAMALDRYVAICHPLRHSTILHPGIIGCIGMVVLVRGLVLLIPFPILLQNLVFCRATVISHAYCEHMAVVKLACSETTVNRAYGLSVALLVVGLDVLAIGISYAFILQAVLKVPGGEARLKAFSTCGSHVCVILIFYVPGMFSFLTHRFGHHVPHHVHVLLATLYLLVPPALNPLVYGVKTRQIRQRVLRVFYIKASG; encoded by the coding sequence ATGGCTTTGGCATCTTttcactcttctttctctgcGCTGTTGATCATGGCCCTTAGCAATTCCAGCTGGAGGCAACCCCAGCCCTCTTTCTTCCTAGTAGGTAttccaggcttggaggaaagTCAGCACTGGATAGCGTTGCCCCTGGGTGTCCTTTACTTCCTAGCTCTAGTAGGTAATGTGACTATTATCTTCATCATCTGGACTGACTCATCCTTGCACCAACCCATGTACCTCTTCCTGGTCATGCTCGCTGCCATTGACCTGGTCCTGGCCTCCTCCACGGCACCCAAAGCCCTCACAGTGCTCCTGGCTTATGCTCATGAGATTGGGTACATTGTCTGCCTGACTCAGATGTTCTTCATTCATGCCTTCTCCTCCATGGAGTCAGGCATACTTGTGGCCATGGCTCTGGACCGCTATGTTGCCATCTGCCACCCTCTGCGCCATTCCACCATCCTGCATCCAGGGATTATAGGATGCATTGGGATGGTGGTGCTGGTGCGGGGGTTGGTCCTCCTCATCCCCTTCCCCATCCTATTGCAGAACCTTGTCTTCTGCAGAGCCACTGTCATAAGCCATGCCTACTGTGAGCATATGGCTGTGGTAAAACTTGCCTGTTCTGAAACCACAGTGAATCGAGCCTATGGGTTGTCAGTGGCATTGCTGGTGGTTGGGCTAGATGTGCTGGCCATTGGCATCTCCTATGCCTTCATCCTCCAGGCAGTGTTGAAGGTCCCAGGGGGTGAAGCCAGGCTCAAGGCCTTCAGTACATGTGGGTCTCACGTTTGTGTCATTCTCATCTTCTATGTCCCTGGGATGTTCTCTTTCCTCACTCACCGCTTTGGGCATCATGTTCCTCATCATGTCCATGTTCTGCTGGCCACGCTCTACCTCCTTGTGCCACCTGCACTCAATCCTCTTGTTTATGGGGTGAAGACTCGACAGATCCGCCAGCGAGTGCTCAGGGTGTTCTACATAAAAGCATCAGGTTGA